The segment AACTTCAAAGGATAGGGATACTGAAGGTTCAGGGTCAAAAGTACAAGCTTGATGAAGGGGACAGAAGAACCAAAGCGCTGCTGATCCTGGAAAATGATGAAGAAATCAGGATAGCAATGAATTCAATGGGATAAGGTTCAAGTTAGAAAATGGGGTTCAAAGGTACATAGTGGAAGGTTTCCAGTTGGGGATGGGTTCAAAGTAAATAAATGGAGTGGTTTCAAAGTAGAGAACATTCCTAATGTTTTTCAGGTTCTGAAAACTCCAAAACCAGAACACCAACTCATGATGATAAATAAAATTCTTCTGTAGAAATCAACCTTTGAAGATAAAATTTTAAAACCTTTTGTTCTTAATAATTCAATAAAACTCTTCATGGGGCACTGTTTTTTAATAAAAAGGAATAATATTAGATAATTTATTTTGTGGTATAAACTTTAAAAATATTTTAGGTATACACAATACTTTGGGTATACACTTTAAAAGGGGAACCTTGAAAATGAAAGCCTCAAAACTATTATTGAAACTTCAGGAAGAAGCAGAGCTCTACAAAGAACTTGTTAAAGCTCCAAATAATAATGATAATTCAATAAATTCAGTTATGTCCCGTTACAACTATGTAAACTTCCAGGAGATACTTCAAGTAGCTTTCAGGGGTGAAGATGAAGACATCCCTGAGAAAAGGATTGAAGATCTTGGTATGAGGATAGACCACTACTTTTCAATCCACGCCCCAGATGATGAGGATTTCAGGGGCTTCGTAAAGCTCATCTCAACCTACCTGGTTTTCATTGCAAAAAAACCACTCCATCCGCAGGGAACTGTTTTTGAGGATGGATCCAGGGTTTACAGGGGAGATGATTCCTACATCTGCACAGGGAAAACTAAATTCCTGGAATATGAGCTTTCCCTCTGCAGGTACTGTGTATGCAAAAGTCATGCTTCAAATGGTTAAAAAGAAAGTTTTATTTTTCCAGCTCTTCAAGAACTTTCCAGCTCTTCAAGAACTGTTGAAGCTGTGTTAAAACCTGAACCCGCCCTTACAAGTCCTGCTGATTTTAGAAATAATTCTACTCCAGATTTCTCCATTTTTTCATCAACTCCAAAACCATGTTTTGGATGGAGCACCAATAAATATATCCTCGAAGGGAGGGCCCAATCTGAAAAACCCGTCTTTATCCATGGGGGAACCTAAGATCATGAAGATTTAGTTCTTAAAAAAAATATTTCACTGTATCTATTGAAGAAACCTGGTTCCATCACTCCTCCTCTTCATGGTAACCTGCTGGAGCTGCTTCCAGTGTTATTCCATGTTTCTTTTCAATAACTGCTTCACAGTAATTATCACCCAGACACATCCTCTTGGTGAAGTGTTGGGTGTAGCTGGGGTTCAGTGCCTCAATGGCATTTTTGTTGAAGGCTCTGCATGGCCTGCAAACAGCTTCTGTGGGGATTCCCTCTTCTTTTGCCTGGCTGCATGTGGAACAGCTGGTTATCTTGTCCACAACTCTGTCTGGACTGGAT is part of the Methanobacterium aggregans genome and harbors:
- a CDS encoding DUF2115 family protein → MKASKLLLKLQEEAELYKELVKAPNNNDNSINSVMSRYNYVNFQEILQVAFRGEDEDIPEKRIEDLGMRIDHYFSIHAPDDEDFRGFVKLISTYLVFIAKKPLHPQGTVFEDGSRVYRGDDSYICTGKTKFLEYELSLCRYCVCKSHASNG